In the genome of Harmonia axyridis chromosome 4, icHarAxyr1.1, whole genome shotgun sequence, the window AAACTGGCTTTACTGGTAGTTACTGAAATATTTGCCGCCTCTATCTCAATATTTGAACTACTGGTCTTCGACAACATTaacaaaatgttttcatttcgtgTCCGCTGAGGAGCATTAAAGttaatgaagaaatattggATGTTTCAACGTTGAATTCGAATTaatgaaagtattttttttattccgaAGAAAATCCATGTGAAAAACACATAGCAtgtttttaatgaaaacttGGTGAACATGTTTCATGGCTACTTCAGGGCCTTCAGGCACGTCACTATTTGTTGAAACTATGTTTTTAACCTAAAGAATGCATTCCCGAATCAGGGAATGAACTCCTAACCTTTGAATCAGAAGTAGATACAAGACCAACCGATCAATGATATATCTCAGGTTCTGGTATTAATTTGATTAACATTAAATTTTGTATGAAGTTTGACACTGTTGTTATACCTACATCCTATTCCAAAATTTACTCATCAATGAATCAATGAATTTATCGCATTATCAATGAATTTATCGCATACTGGCTTGCACCTCAGCGATTCATGTCAATTAATGAACCATAAATAAATCCAAGTTGAACCTAtcctgaaaaattcatatttctagTTCTTTCCGTTCAAGACAGATGTTTCGAGATAGACGGCCAATTGAACATACTTGAATTTGACCACGCAATAGTTATCAGCTACCTTATCGTTTCAGGCTATTTCCGTGTCAATAATAGAAAAACACAATCATGAAGAAATGAGACAGCATCTGCCCTACAAGAAATGATTTTATTTCTCATCATTAGCATAAAAACTAGCTTCATCCTCTGTTGCATCGGATTCTCATTGTGTCTGTTTTTAACTGTTTCAATGAAGACATTTCTTCATCGTTCTGATTTTTGCATAACTGGATTTAAATGGAAGGTGCGTAACACTCTCTATGAAAAACCTCTTCTCAGGAGATATGTTCTCAACAGGCCACAGACCtacaaacttgaaattttaataGGAAAAATCTGAATAAGAGGTTCCATGAATATGACGGTTCAAAATTGTTGTGTCCGCGATAATTTTCAAACTTCAGGTTTGGTCGTTATGAAAATCTGCATCAgaatgaaaaatgataatttaaaGCCTTGTGAGAAATGTTGATATTGATTGCCTAatgaaaaccataaaaaatccaagaagaatGTCGAAAGAaaattacccaattttttgcCGTGACTACAAAACCAACACATTTGTTATTTTGGGAGTTGACATGAAATACTAATTTCGTGAAAAAGGAGGAGCTTTAGAGGGTTCAAAATCCAGAATAGTTTTTGATCTTCGAAGGCGTCTGAAGAAATTATAGCTCTCAAAAGCTTCTAACTTAACGTCTGTGCTTTTCTAATTTCTTTGACCGTTATTCAATCTGTATAAACGAAGAATCACAACATCTTATAGGATAATAGTACCATTGTTCTCACGAAGGAAGTATGCTAATTGAggattttgcaattttcggttTGTATGATGGAATATGTGTGGTTCTcaacaattaaaaattatttcacctTATTATGACATTACGGTAACCTTCGAGACAAACTATGTTATgttaaaatttataatttgtCCTATGTTACAGAGTGCTATTGTTGTTGCAATTTCCTTCTTCGTATCTACGACACTGGGAGGAGTCATAGTGGAGCAACCAAGTTACGCTAGTTATGCACCGAAACATTCAGTGGATTATTATGTAAGAAATTAAAATACTTAATTTATGATTTCAATGTTGTggatataattaaaaaataaataaaaaaaattcgtctgttctatatatattcttttgagatagagcaatacaaaaattatcaacttcaaacaacaaagcatgtgttgatgtaatttcagtattagcaaaggaaatgtaaacgctgcatcatacatttcaacgtatgatacaagagaacagataaaaacctcagcaaaaactttgCCTCCCCATATAgatgtagtgactggtttgtgaatacgtttacagaataagttgacatatttatattgaagggcttcctcttaaTCAAAAACTAAATTTCTACTAACGGTTGACGACTTCATAATTAAATCCTAAAAcaaataaaagaagaaccagaaaggagtactaaatatcagtttccattatattgatttgattctaaaaaagaatctgaaactgaatggatagcttggaaaccaccatgaaatttataaattggacaattattcaccaagtggtcaatgattTCTTCTTCACCACGCTCACATAGtaggctatcaatagaatgtcattcgaagagcatactattataacgaccatgaccagtccttaaaaattaaaatttatttgaaatacaccaaattttacTTGGAAGATTGAAACATAGAACTTTTTCTGTCCTATAAAATCCACTGCTcttaaaattatatcaataattgaacaattttgtTGGATTATCTTACACGAATATCTTTTTTTGTTTGCACTTGTTTCAGTCCTTCTATGATTTCGTAAGAATATGTGgtttatttggaattttgagcCACAACAGTTTCAATTCTCATTTTAACGAATGAGATAGATGAAAATAGCTGCTTCATAAATCGAGATTTCTCCATTTCCAACAAACTTTTATATAACATATTATAACAATTTCTTCAAGTAGTAAGTGAAATATCATTCAGAAATGATAAATGTATGCTTGCAAGGTTTCTATTTTTTCTCTTTCGATATCCTATGCCAATATGTATCACTACCAAATCATAAAAGATGCACATTGCGCATTGAAATTCGTCTATTTCAGAGAAAatggatcttttttttttaattcttttagatTAAATCTATCTTCTTCATATTTCTCTTCATCTTGTAATATATTCTACTTTCCatacaaattaatgaaaaaaattcagtcatTGTTGCAGTGTTATACTTTTCacatttaaaaatgtttttatcaaaACTGATACATTGTTGATCTACCTAATCACCTGAAAAATACTGATTATATGTCATTTTTGCAGTCACCTCCAAAATACTCCTTCAAATACGGAGTCTCTGACCCACACACTGGAGATCACAAAAGTCAGCAGGAAAGTCGTGTTGGAGATATTGTCAAAGGACAATATTCTCTAGTCGAACCAGACGGTAGTATCAGAGTTGTCGACTACACGGCAGACCCAGTGAATGGTTTCAACGCGGTGGTATCGAAATCAGCGCCATCTATTCACGCGCCAGCGAAACATCACGTTGAAGTGGTACCGGCAGTAGTGAAGAAGTTGGTACCTATATCGAAACCTGTAGTATCTGTAGTCAAGACAGTTCCCTTGGTACCTCACAAATATGCAGTACCATCGTACCATAACACGATAGGAGCGCTACCTGTTGGGAATATTGTGTACGCGAATGAAATTGGTGAGTACTAATTTCTGTATAGGATGAAGAGGTCTTGGTGATGGTACGTTTTGGTTAGTAGAGATGGTACTGATGGATTTTTAGTCGTAAATTTCGCATTTCTTCTTTCATAGGTATTTATAATGTCCAACATAGAATGTAGACCTTTTATTGTCTTTCACTTTTTCCTGATTTAGAAATTCACCCAGATCCACCATTTCATTTAAGAATACTAATCAATTAATTGATTATTATGATATTACCAATGCACCAATCTTTCGGTCAAGGTTTTTAGTCCCTAATCGAAGTTCCAGTTCTCGAAGTTCTATATGCTGCAAAGTCTTTGGAGATAGGATTCAGATTTTTGATAAGCTGGAGagaattcgaaaaaactttATAACTTCGAAATGGATTATTATATTTGGGATAGATTAtgaaagtgaatactagaagaattGAGGTAGGTAGGACTGATTTTCTGATATTCATCGAGTAGtttactgggtgttcaaaatgagacaatttATTGATGACTTATTTAATATATCATAATATCTGGCTCATTCCAAATGACATATCctatagttttttttatatagaGAGCAAACGTTATTATCTTTGGAAAATTATTTACCAAATGAGAAAAATTCTCTTCCAAATGAGAAATATTCactatcgaatgaaaaaataaaatatctgtAGGTTGTGCCTTTTGTAATGAGCTcaatattaacattttaataAGTCATCAATGATTCGTTGGTATATTATCTCCATTCTACTAGGATTCACTTCCAAAATCTCATTggaataaattaattcatttcgtaGTCATTGTGTTTTCCCAAAGACCCTCCAactaatgaaaaatcaaaatatcacaaaaacattcaattcaaaGCATAAAAACTTGGGTttatttattccatgcaatctgaaaattgaataaaaaacagGATGTTCCATACGAGAAAATATAATCTTCTGGCCATTCACACTCTTTTGGTTCACCCGTGTAGGTATtaccaaacaatttgagaatgtaccTAGCTCTGATGGTActgtgaagaaaaaaatttgaaaatttcagcggTCAATATTCGAATGTTGCGTTAATGATGGAATACCTTGCATGGACGAAGCCTCGCTTAAGATCAAATTGGTCCTAAGCCTGTAATTTGTacttcaacattttcaattgaTGATTTCTGTACTATCAAAGTAGTACAACTACCAAGAATAGTCATTTCCAGTTGAACATCCTAGAAACATGCTTCGATTATTAAAAAGACAAATTCTTCCTGcaaaaaaattccaatttgTTTTCAGAGAGTGTCGAGctccaaatgaaaaaaacagaataaaaaGTAGACTAAATGCAACCCACACCATTCCTAAGATAAAGACACTCCATAAAAGTAATCTGAGAAAATCTCAAATGTTCAACATGCCATAACTGGAGTAACAAACTTTCATCATTGTACTTCAGACATATTGGGAAAGACACCATAAATTTCGTATATACATTTTCGCATGTAGT includes:
- the LOC123678794 gene encoding cuticle protein 7-like, with product MNKCANMNNLKSAIVVAISFFVSTTLGGVIVEQPSYASYAPKHSVDYYSPPKYSFKYGVSDPHTGDHKSQQESRVGDIVKGQYSLVEPDGSIRVVDYTADPVNGFNAVVSKSAPSIHAPAKHHVEVVPAVVKKLVPISKPVVSVVKTVPLVPHKYAVPSYHNTIGALPVGNIVYANEIGHDQYYQDYQDSAYAYPQYDLESYYDNHNQVHY